A single genomic interval of Spinacia oleracea cultivar Varoflay chromosome 6, BTI_SOV_V1, whole genome shotgun sequence harbors:
- the LOC130463164 gene encoding uncharacterized protein, with protein sequence MRHSFNEWMQSIHQSANMVSNTRNVAIGMIPVPILQQFDEVANDHVSSIDAYSNADDDVNELNPVITPASPVQIEIDDIQEELDFWNSSIICYVVGANPPIHVMEGFIRRIWKKYNVDNVVLVKKGVFLVRFLTMDMRDNVTSGHYFFDNKPMVVKPWTVDMDMEKEDLKSVPIWIQLRLNFKYWGEKSMFKIVSQLCTPIKRDSATVPVTYEWRPTVCTNCKQVGHLTIDCRHAKPKKIWVQKKQQPMIPQPAVIVPEPDVDQEGFQRTLRPIRVRPTSLAPVSVANHFQSLDEDAHSVCSTAGLDRGDDLEDKQDTVRQFLHRYHVGLVGLLEHKVKLPNLGKLYQRIFSNWCFTSNASYHKGGRIIVAWNPGSFSVNIQAVTSQLIHCFVQPVSGNFGFFCTFIYAFNDSHSRLELWKDLKSLNTQEPWILCGDFNCVMNMEERIGSIVRHTEIVDMCECMQHCEMEDIKSVGNFYTWNNKQHGASRVFSKLDRVMANPKWQSIYGSAEVCFMTEGYFDHAPGVLTVYPRSSGGKNPFKYFTMWITASQFRSMIQTQWDSQVQGSKMYCVVHKLKRVKIALKELNKVVSMIFKLLIFRITGSSGVQDQTLSLCGFFETKSKAAWIKDGDENTALFHQSIKARNSQN encoded by the exons ATGAGGCACTCATTCAATGAATGGATGCAATCAATTCATCAATCTGCTAATATGGTGAGCAATACTCGAAATGTTGCTATTGGTATGATTCCTGTACCAATTTTACAGCAGTTTGATGAAGTTGCGAATGATCATGTTAGTAGTATAGATGCTTATAGTAATGCTGATGATGATGTAAATGAATTGAATCCTGTAATCACCCCTGCTAGCCCTGTTCAGATTGAGATTGATGACATACAGGAGGAGTTGGATTTTTGGAATTCTTCGATCATATGCTATGTTGTGGGTGCTAACCCCCCAATTCATGTGATGGAAGGGTTCATTAGAAGGATCTGGAAAAAGTATAATGTGGATAATGTGGTGTTAGTGAAGAAGGGGGTATTCCTAGTTCGATTTCTCACAATGGACATGAGGGACAATGTGACCTCTGgtcattatttttttgataataAGCCAATGGTTGTGAAACCATGGACTGTGGACATGGACATGGAGAAGGAAGATCTCAAATCTGTTCCTATTTGGATTCAGTTAAGACTGAACTTCAAATACTGGGGTGAAAAGTCCATGTTCAAAATTGTGAGTCAACTATGTACACCAATCAAGAGGGACTCTGCTACT GTTCCTGTTACTTATGAATGGAGGCCAACTGTTTGTACTAACTGCAAGCAAGTTGGTCATCTGACTATTGATTGTAGGCATGCTAAGCCTAAGAAAATATGGGTGCAGAAGAAACAACAGCCAATGATTCCACAACCAGCAGTGATTGTACCTGAACCAGATGTAGATCAGGAGGGTTTCCAAAGAACTCTTAGGCCAATAAGGGTCAGACCTACTAGTCTAGCTCCTGTTTCAGTTGCAAACCACTTTCAGAGTTTGGATGAAGATGCACACAGTGTCTGTAGTACTGCAGGCTTGGATAGAGGTGATGATCTAGAGGAT AAGCAAGATACTGTGAGGCAATTTCTTCATAGGTATCATGTGGGTTTAGTTGGACTCCTAGAGCATAAGGTTAAGCTGCCCAATTTAGGGAAGCTTTACCAAAGGATTTTCTCAAACTGGTGCTTTACCAGTAATGCTAGTTACCATAAAGGAGGGAGAATTATTGTTGCCTGGAATCCTGGAAGTTTCTCTGTGAACATTCAGGCTGTTACCAGTCAGCTCATTCATTGTTTTGTTCAACCAGTGAGTGGTAATTTTGGTTTTTTCTGCACTTTCATTTATGCTTTTAATGATAGTCATAGCAGGTTAGAATTGTGGAAGGATTTGAAAAGTCTGAATACTCAAGAGCCTTGGATCTTGTGTGGAGACTTTAATTGTGTTATGAATATGGAAGAAAGGATAGGTTCTATTGTTAGACACACTGAAATTGTTGATATGTGTGAGTGTATGCAGCACTGTGAAATGGAAGATATTAAAAGTGTGGGCAACTTTTACACTTGGAATAATAAACAGCATGGTGCATCCAGAGTGTTTTCTAAGCTAGATAGGGTGATGGCAAATCCTAAATGGCAAAGTATCTATGGTTCTGCTGAGGTGTGTTTTATGACTGAGGGTTATTTTGATCACGCCCCTGGTGTGTTGACAGTCTATCCCAGGAGCTCAGGAGGGAAAAATCCCTTCAAATACTTTACTATGTGGATAACTGCTTCTCAATTTAGGAGTATGATCCAAACTCAATGGGATAGTCAAGTGCAGGGTAGTAAGATGTATTGTGTGGTCCATAAGCTGAAAAGGGTGAAAATTGCACTTAAGGAATTGAACAAGGTTGTTTCAATGATATTCAAGCTGCTGATCTTCAG AATTACAGGCAGTTCAGGAGTACAAGATCAAACATTGAGCTTATGTGGATTTTTTGAGACAAAGTCTAAAGCTGCTTGGATTAAAGATGGTGATGAGAACACTGCTCTTTTTCACCAAAGCATCAAGGCTAGGAACAGTCAGAATTAA